One region of Sulfurisphaera ohwakuensis genomic DNA includes:
- a CDS encoding DUF499 domain-containing protein, whose translation MADLVYENKVREDVFNPSLDDQMAPELSDVIVGNAPSIYLDSKEFFSVTYITDSMRILVNEITNALSQGKGTTITIYSLFGGGKTHTLLLLYHAFSNPKIAKEFGLNVLEGVKVIGIGGKDSRTAPSPVDPLKDGNVEIKTLWGYIANKLGKYDVIKKFDEDMITPQKDDLERLFKGERVLILVDEIAYYLLRLKGRYKEYYEQCLLFLEALASMGVNLPVVLVATIPAKIEISPNKQDIIGYIEAGYESEVIEALAKRLERSGKAFRAPIETSTDLANVLIKRIFKEVNEAVKSNVVGKYQKLADQYRDYVDVSIVQDIARTYPFHPLYVEALKRLLEGNMHLQGTREGIKITRYVIRDLWNYKLTRSLILPSDISIKDPQIHDLLLKNFKNYGTVADTIIQRSKGLEIVFLLANYIFITTYYYQLGLDAGQLASALPDDKEIITSVLDPEYLNSIGMLPSDVKEILESISSNSKNVDMIIPYIMNDKGRYWVTYFLDPKTICEKDASKVPQAEVEEKLNNIMLELAETPIDVVQKKGKKTVSGFLLKLYRTILRNKNELVNVDEPSYYLAILSKPVCQGCRDINEVLKASEEVARKILYYVPSGRTESLRRYSNTITLLFPSIGSNRDKIEDYTRRYISCSKMDVTPYYSDKISREYADKILREYVNSLENAIYNQIFQYFDKVAYPTGNNEVRIVDLKGGEKTLLQQVESTLIDEVKIVREENFDFETLKRYLDNIGINITSKSFSVKDLREVFYTNPSLPFVTDSAIYNAIRNGVEKLEVGVMTRGGVYYKKYEGMGEILVDEASIILPAKDAAEKEIDELVSQEKIIEEGDKVIKRYYVLELPDGARIPLKELKKDENWFVKFKIGEIRLVEETLEVGIELYAEPKEVEGLPGEVKEVKIAVKKVGNFNSKVYLSSNYGVLDVTEGVPDFQTTLRITLNQDGIIIVNAKYDNKEKRVEVVTRLRRNECERIVDQLNKDSKISEIDIINVNDIRTVITKLNSLIIGKKVLEGEINVEDPNRKIFVSAKPLGSSILDFVNFLNPLLSLIGLKSKVSGSLKIKVEEIKEINKVEEINDLISKGIIKVRVKVC comes from the coding sequence ATGGCTGACTTAGTTTACGAGAATAAAGTAAGGGAAGACGTATTTAATCCTAGCTTGGACGATCAGATGGCTCCTGAACTCAGTGATGTTATAGTTGGGAATGCCCCATCAATTTATTTAGACTCTAAAGAGTTCTTCTCTGTTACGTACATAACTGACTCCATGAGGATTTTAGTTAATGAAATAACTAACGCTTTAAGCCAAGGTAAAGGGACTACTATAACGATATATTCCTTATTCGGAGGTGGTAAGACACATACTCTACTTTTGCTGTATCACGCTTTTAGTAATCCTAAAATAGCGAAGGAGTTTGGGCTTAATGTTTTAGAAGGCGTTAAAGTAATAGGAATTGGGGGTAAGGATAGCAGAACCGCCCCATCACCGGTAGATCCCTTAAAGGATGGTAATGTTGAAATAAAGACCTTATGGGGTTATATTGCAAATAAACTTGGAAAATATGATGTAATTAAAAAATTTGATGAGGATATGATAACTCCGCAAAAAGACGATCTTGAGAGGTTATTTAAAGGGGAAAGGGTTCTTATTCTGGTAGATGAGATAGCTTATTATCTTTTAAGATTAAAGGGCAGATATAAAGAGTATTATGAGCAGTGTTTGCTATTCCTAGAAGCTTTAGCATCGATGGGCGTTAATTTGCCAGTAGTGTTAGTAGCTACAATCCCGGCTAAAATTGAGATTTCTCCTAATAAGCAAGATATTATAGGGTACATTGAGGCAGGATACGAGTCAGAAGTTATAGAAGCTTTAGCTAAAAGGTTAGAGAGAAGCGGTAAGGCATTTAGAGCGCCTATAGAGACATCTACGGATTTAGCTAATGTATTAATAAAGAGAATATTCAAAGAAGTAAATGAGGCTGTTAAGAGTAATGTAGTAGGCAAATACCAGAAGTTAGCCGATCAGTATAGAGACTACGTTGACGTTTCCATAGTCCAGGATATTGCGAGAACTTATCCTTTCCATCCACTTTATGTTGAGGCTTTAAAGAGGTTATTAGAAGGGAATATGCATCTTCAAGGTACTCGCGAGGGTATAAAGATAACTAGGTATGTAATAAGGGACTTATGGAACTATAAACTTACAAGGAGTTTAATTTTACCATCGGATATAAGTATAAAAGATCCTCAGATACACGATTTACTACTGAAGAATTTCAAGAATTATGGTACAGTTGCAGACACTATCATTCAGAGATCTAAGGGATTGGAAATAGTGTTTTTATTAGCAAATTATATATTTATTACAACATATTATTACCAGTTAGGGTTAGATGCGGGTCAACTTGCTTCTGCATTACCTGATGATAAGGAAATAATTACTTCAGTTCTTGACCCAGAATACCTTAACTCAATAGGTATGCTCCCATCTGATGTGAAGGAGATTTTAGAGAGTATTAGTAGCAATTCGAAGAATGTTGATATGATTATCCCATATATTATGAATGATAAGGGGAGATATTGGGTTACTTATTTCTTAGATCCTAAAACGATATGTGAAAAAGATGCAAGTAAAGTGCCGCAGGCTGAGGTAGAGGAGAAGTTAAATAATATTATGCTCGAATTAGCTGAAACTCCGATAGACGTTGTACAAAAGAAGGGTAAGAAAACTGTCAGCGGATTTTTACTAAAATTGTATAGGACTATACTTAGAAATAAGAATGAATTAGTTAACGTTGACGAACCATCATATTACCTTGCAATATTAAGTAAGCCAGTATGTCAAGGTTGTAGGGATATCAATGAGGTACTTAAAGCTTCTGAAGAAGTTGCGAGGAAAATATTATACTATGTACCCTCTGGAAGGACAGAGAGCTTAAGGAGATATTCCAATACTATAACGTTACTATTCCCATCCATAGGATCTAATAGGGATAAAATAGAAGACTATACGAGAAGGTATATTTCTTGTTCTAAAATGGATGTAACACCTTATTATAGTGATAAAATTTCTAGGGAATACGCTGATAAAATATTACGTGAGTATGTAAATAGTTTAGAAAATGCAATATATAATCAAATATTTCAATATTTCGATAAAGTAGCTTATCCCACTGGAAATAATGAAGTTAGAATAGTAGACTTGAAAGGAGGAGAAAAGACGTTACTTCAGCAAGTCGAAAGCACGTTAATTGATGAGGTTAAAATAGTTCGTGAAGAGAATTTCGACTTTGAAACGTTAAAAAGGTATCTGGATAATATAGGGATTAATATAACAAGTAAATCATTTTCGGTTAAGGACTTAAGGGAGGTATTTTACACTAATCCTTCTTTACCTTTCGTCACAGATTCGGCAATTTATAACGCTATACGTAACGGCGTGGAGAAGTTAGAAGTAGGCGTTATGACTAGGGGGGGAGTTTATTATAAGAAATATGAAGGCATGGGAGAAATATTAGTTGATGAGGCTTCAATAATCTTGCCAGCTAAAGACGCTGCAGAGAAAGAGATCGACGAACTGGTATCTCAAGAGAAAATCATAGAGGAAGGCGATAAAGTGATTAAGAGGTATTATGTATTAGAATTACCCGATGGCGCTAGAATACCCCTAAAAGAACTTAAGAAAGATGAAAACTGGTTTGTTAAATTTAAGATAGGAGAGATTAGACTAGTTGAGGAAACTTTGGAGGTCGGTATAGAGTTGTATGCTGAGCCTAAAGAGGTCGAAGGCTTGCCCGGTGAAGTAAAGGAAGTTAAAATAGCAGTGAAAAAAGTAGGCAATTTTAACTCTAAGGTATACTTAAGTAGTAATTATGGAGTACTAGACGTAACTGAGGGAGTCCCAGATTTTCAGACTACTCTGAGGATTACGTTAAATCAAGACGGTATAATTATTGTAAATGCTAAATATGATAATAAGGAGAAGAGGGTTGAAGTAGTCACTAGGTTAAGGCGAAACGAGTGCGAGAGGATTGTAGACCAGTTAAATAAAGATTCAAAGATTTCTGAGATAGATATAATAAATGTTAATGATATAAGGACTGTGATTACCAAGTTGAACTCGTTAATAATCGGTAAAAAGGTCTTAGAGGGTGAAATTAACGTAGAAGACCCTAATAGGAAAATTTTTGTGAGTGCTAAGCCTTTAGGGTCTAGTATTCTCGATTTCGTTAATTTCTTAAATCCCCTATTAAGCTTGATAGGTTTGAAGTCTAAGGTTTCTGGCTCACTTAAGATAAAAGTTGAGGAAATTAAAGAGATAAATAAAGTTGAGGAAATTAACGACTTAATTAGTAAAGGGATTATAAAAGTAAGAGTTAAGGTGTGTTAA
- a CDS encoding DUF1156 domain-containing protein: MEKRLIESDKFSSLIPEIDKKAAKEKGPGRPVYWEMIFWWTRKPLISARAFTAASLLPEDYPLDKFKRMIRLSENLPHKYQPLVNDEFKNFTILDPFAGFGSIPLEAKRLNVGKVIASELLPTAYVFLKAVLEYPKYGRKLIEDVKKYGQELLKSLEDDVKELYGEYSGFVGTWEVKCPHCGNYTPLVSQWWLLALKGSEDEEEGESEEEVKSGNFKRLVFMKPEVSGMRLRIEVIDLNKELNKKTISAKKTKDKIIVNGKEYRVPEGNVNAKKSYAKCLFCNTTFPGKGDKWYVREAIKDWNEKYEKYLNGEISLEELQNAKARPTLLVKFKGEGKDLEFSEVEDEDREIFWRSFEKLRDIDINHIPIEKVAEYASRRTTVAWGMNKFYKLFNARQLIMFSKIITKLNELREKIEGDEEYKEAIITYLTIAFLNHIRHNCMLSSVHPNRTFIAHALTFRGFAFTWNWVEISPLADIIGSLTRSLDHIIEGLEYLIQTNSNSQVEILNFDVNELTLSNKVDVIVTDPPYADDVPYPEVSDFYYVWLKRIIPFPYSTQWEEFVPKDIGVDEERSKTFGDGVGSYEYFRNRLAQAFNKLTEILKDDGLLITFYNHTSPDAWISLLYAGWYVSKFRITATHAITTEDETRITARNTTISLDKSIVIVWRKKAEGAKHIQEVRKEAISKVSDWVSTMLTKQKLKLSIDTYIEVLGKVLSVFTQYEKILGLRGEGINAVEDLVTNYVFPTTAQAIIEGLSKGIGVRISDPYTVYYVLVKLLLPPPKKGVRKLDNNSLVFLNISSGSLDFKDLQSKGVISVADSKDTIALVEPEQDQDAITALERLPEVKMVLQGKYDFSNPIQVFHYLEYVSLKYSDKLKDEIEKLRERTRFVDEALAIAKVFAKVLPDNDIEKEPSKRLSGEKVGIERWLNG, encoded by the coding sequence GTGGAGAAACGATTAATTGAGAGTGACAAGTTCTCCTCGCTTATCCCTGAAATTGACAAGAAAGCCGCAAAAGAAAAAGGTCCAGGAAGGCCGGTTTATTGGGAAATGATATTCTGGTGGACTAGGAAACCCTTAATTTCCGCTAGGGCATTTACTGCAGCATCACTACTTCCAGAAGATTATCCTCTTGATAAGTTTAAGAGAATGATTAGATTATCGGAGAATCTTCCCCATAAATATCAACCCTTAGTAAATGATGAATTTAAAAACTTCACAATTTTAGACCCTTTTGCCGGATTTGGTTCAATTCCGCTTGAAGCTAAAAGGTTGAATGTAGGCAAGGTAATTGCTTCCGAATTATTACCAACTGCTTATGTCTTTTTAAAAGCAGTACTTGAATACCCTAAGTACGGAAGAAAACTCATTGAAGACGTTAAAAAGTATGGACAAGAACTACTTAAGAGCTTAGAAGATGACGTTAAAGAATTATATGGAGAGTATTCGGGCTTCGTGGGCACATGGGAGGTGAAGTGCCCGCACTGTGGCAATTATACTCCTTTAGTTAGTCAATGGTGGTTATTAGCATTAAAAGGGAGTGAAGATGAGGAAGAAGGAGAGAGTGAAGAAGAAGTTAAGTCTGGTAATTTCAAAAGATTAGTTTTCATGAAACCGGAGGTTAGTGGCATGCGACTAAGAATAGAGGTAATTGATCTAAATAAAGAACTTAACAAGAAGACTATATCCGCAAAGAAGACTAAGGATAAAATAATAGTTAACGGTAAGGAATATAGAGTTCCAGAGGGAAACGTTAATGCAAAAAAGAGTTATGCTAAATGCTTATTCTGTAACACGACTTTCCCTGGTAAGGGAGATAAGTGGTACGTTAGGGAGGCGATAAAGGACTGGAATGAAAAATATGAAAAATATCTAAATGGAGAGATTAGCCTAGAAGAGTTACAAAACGCTAAAGCAAGGCCAACACTCTTAGTTAAGTTTAAGGGAGAGGGAAAAGACTTAGAATTTAGTGAAGTTGAGGATGAGGATAGAGAGATCTTTTGGAGAAGCTTTGAAAAATTAAGAGACATTGATATTAACCATATACCAATTGAAAAGGTAGCTGAGTATGCATCAAGAAGGACAACTGTAGCATGGGGAATGAATAAATTCTATAAACTTTTTAATGCAAGACAATTAATAATGTTCTCTAAAATTATTACTAAACTGAATGAACTTAGGGAAAAGATAGAAGGAGATGAGGAATACAAGGAAGCAATAATAACATATTTAACTATAGCATTCCTAAACCATATAAGGCATAACTGTATGCTATCATCAGTTCACCCTAACAGAACATTTATTGCTCATGCATTAACATTTAGAGGATTTGCATTTACATGGAACTGGGTCGAGATTTCTCCTTTAGCTGACATAATAGGCTCATTAACAAGGAGTTTAGATCATATAATTGAAGGGTTAGAATATTTGATACAAACTAATTCTAATTCACAAGTTGAAATTCTTAATTTTGATGTAAACGAATTGACTTTAAGTAATAAAGTAGATGTCATAGTTACTGATCCACCTTATGCTGATGACGTCCCGTACCCAGAAGTAAGCGACTTTTATTACGTATGGTTAAAAAGGATAATTCCGTTTCCCTATAGTACACAATGGGAGGAATTTGTACCAAAAGATATAGGAGTAGATGAAGAAAGAAGTAAGACATTTGGAGATGGTGTAGGTTCTTATGAGTATTTTAGAAATAGACTTGCTCAAGCATTTAATAAACTAACTGAAATTTTGAAGGATGATGGCTTATTAATTACTTTCTACAATCATACGTCTCCAGATGCTTGGATATCTCTACTTTATGCGGGCTGGTATGTTTCAAAGTTTAGGATAACTGCAACTCATGCAATAACGACAGAAGATGAGACAAGAATAACTGCCCGCAACACTACAATCTCATTAGATAAATCAATAGTTATAGTATGGAGAAAAAAAGCTGAAGGTGCTAAGCATATTCAAGAGGTCAGAAAGGAGGCTATTTCAAAAGTTTCTGACTGGGTATCAACTATGCTAACCAAACAGAAGCTTAAGCTCTCTATAGATACTTATATAGAAGTCTTAGGAAAGGTTCTCAGTGTGTTTACTCAATACGAAAAAATCTTAGGTTTAAGAGGGGAAGGAATAAACGCAGTCGAAGATCTGGTTACAAACTACGTCTTTCCTACCACTGCACAAGCAATAATTGAAGGGTTATCAAAGGGAATAGGTGTGAGGATTTCAGATCCCTATACGGTTTATTACGTTTTAGTTAAACTCTTACTCCCTCCGCCTAAGAAAGGGGTGAGGAAATTGGATAACAATAGCCTGGTATTTTTGAACATCTCATCTGGTAGTTTAGATTTTAAAGATTTACAAAGTAAAGGAGTTATTAGCGTTGCAGATAGCAAGGATACAATAGCTTTAGTAGAGCCTGAACAAGATCAAGATGCAATTACCGCATTAGAACGACTTCCAGAAGTGAAGATGGTCCTTCAAGGTAAATATGATTTCTCTAATCCGATTCAAGTCTTCCATTACCTTGAATACGTCTCGTTAAAATATTCCGATAAGCTTAAGGATGAGATTGAGAAGCTCAGAGAGAGGACTCGTTTCGTAGATGAGGCTTTAGCTATTGCAAAGGTCTTTGCGAAAGTCTTACCGGATAACGACATAGAGAAGGAACCCTCTAAGCGTTTGTCTGGTGAAAAAGTAGGTATAGAGAGGTGGTTAAATGGCTGA